The following are encoded together in the Streptomyces tsukubensis genome:
- a CDS encoding MFS transporter, producing the protein MPDVAAASSARRPSVPPGAGGVSSRAATVLCVVVASHAVIFLDKALLGLTAQPLMRDLDLSKAQFGALAGASYLLFGVACLLGGLAADRFSPRWILLGCGLMWALGQLPAVFAVSGGMLYASRVIVGAAEGPAQPLSHVAAYAWFPNERRGLPAALITCGTSVGKLALVPVLTLVIVQFGWRAAFVTVGALSLAWSAAWLALGRTGPYGEVARQPRRGAAGRRESWGVWRRLLVNGTFLGTLAAFFAQGALVAVVFTWLPSYFRDVLGFSAPAAGVLFTLPSALAIVFLLSVGPLTDRMLRRGVSSRMARGVFGGGCLTCAGLTLATLHWVRTPLLAVVIVMVGYGLSTTVQAVAHPAVAEIAPPERRAGALAALAAVGSAAGVLSPALTGRVLDAAGSPGQGYADAFLLVGLVVAAGGLCLAIFVDPGRDAALPVRERAARPWAGRPFDLPEGPVR; encoded by the coding sequence ATGCCCGATGTCGCAGCGGCGTCCTCCGCGCGCCGGCCTTCCGTCCCCCCGGGGGCGGGCGGCGTCTCCTCCCGCGCAGCGACGGTGCTCTGCGTCGTCGTCGCCAGTCACGCCGTGATCTTCCTCGACAAGGCCCTCCTGGGACTGACGGCGCAGCCGCTCATGCGTGACCTGGATCTGAGCAAGGCGCAGTTCGGTGCGCTCGCCGGCGCCTCGTATCTGCTCTTCGGTGTGGCATGTCTGCTCGGCGGGCTGGCCGCCGACCGCTTCTCGCCCCGGTGGATCCTGCTCGGCTGCGGGCTGATGTGGGCGCTAGGCCAACTCCCCGCCGTCTTCGCCGTCTCGGGCGGGATGCTGTACGCGAGCCGGGTGATCGTCGGAGCGGCGGAGGGGCCCGCGCAGCCGCTTTCGCACGTCGCCGCCTATGCGTGGTTCCCCAACGAGCGACGCGGGCTGCCCGCGGCGCTGATCACCTGCGGGACGTCCGTCGGCAAGCTGGCCCTCGTTCCCGTACTGACCCTCGTCATCGTCCAGTTCGGCTGGCGGGCCGCGTTCGTCACCGTCGGGGCGCTGAGTCTCGCCTGGAGCGCCGCATGGCTGGCGCTGGGCAGGACGGGCCCCTACGGAGAGGTGGCCCGGCAGCCCCGGCGGGGCGCGGCCGGCAGGCGGGAATCGTGGGGCGTGTGGCGGCGGCTGCTGGTGAACGGCACCTTCCTCGGGACGCTGGCCGCCTTCTTCGCGCAGGGAGCGCTGGTGGCCGTGGTCTTCACGTGGCTGCCTTCATACTTCCGCGACGTGCTCGGCTTCTCCGCGCCGGCCGCCGGGGTCCTCTTCACCCTGCCCAGCGCGCTGGCCATCGTGTTCCTGCTGTCGGTCGGCCCGCTGACCGACCGGATGCTGCGGCGCGGGGTGTCCTCGCGGATGGCGCGCGGGGTCTTCGGCGGCGGTTGCCTGACGTGTGCGGGGCTGACGCTCGCGACGCTGCACTGGGTACGCACACCGCTGTTGGCGGTGGTGATCGTGATGGTGGGCTACGGCCTGTCGACGACGGTCCAGGCAGTGGCACACCCGGCGGTGGCGGAGATCGCCCCGCCGGAGCGGCGCGCGGGCGCCCTCGCGGCGCTCGCCGCCGTGGGTTCCGCAGCCGGTGTGCTCAGCCCGGCGCTCACGGGCCGCGTACTCGACGCGGCGGGCTCCCCGGGCCAGGGATACGCGGACGCGTTTCTGCTCGTCGGGCTTGTCGTGGCGGCGGGTGGACTCTGTCTGGCGATCTTCGTGGACCCTGGTCGGGATGCGGCCCTGCCGGTGCGGGAGAGGGCCGCGCGGCCGTGGGCGGGCCGTCCCTTCGACCTGCCTGAGGGCCCCGTACGGTGA
- a CDS encoding response regulator, with product MAADARILLVDDHRDNLFALESTLSTLGHPLILATNGDEALKALLRGGVGLALVDVVMPGVSGLDVVRYMQRVEQTQNIPVILLTGAGRDNHLARTAYGLGVADLVVKPIDPWTLRTKVRHLLRTRERIVALEGRLSTLQREFRDHARPRPAAANDKGGASPTGRPHPQAPRHPVGPEA from the coding sequence ATGGCAGCAGATGCCAGGATCCTCCTGGTCGATGACCACAGGGACAATCTGTTCGCACTGGAGAGCACGCTGTCCACTCTCGGCCACCCTCTGATCCTGGCCACCAATGGCGACGAGGCGTTGAAGGCACTGCTGCGCGGAGGCGTGGGGCTGGCCTTGGTAGATGTCGTGATGCCGGGAGTCAGCGGCCTCGATGTCGTCCGCTACATGCAGCGGGTCGAACAGACTCAGAATATTCCGGTCATCCTCCTCACCGGCGCGGGCCGGGACAATCACCTCGCGCGGACCGCGTACGGGCTCGGCGTGGCCGATCTGGTCGTCAAGCCGATCGACCCCTGGACCCTCAGGACGAAGGTCCGCCATCTTCTGCGCACCCGCGAACGGATCGTGGCCCTTGAGGGCCGGCTGAGCACGCTCCAGCGGGAGTTCCGCGACCATGCGCGCCCCCGGCCCGCCGCCGCGAACGACAAGGGGGGCGCATCCCCGACGGGCCGACCGCATCCGCAGGCGCCCCGGCACCCCGTCGGGCCGGAGGCGTAA
- a CDS encoding CAP domain-containing protein produces the protein MKELVPGGNLPLPDGPVTLRVPGPFDVSALITDGGGKVAGDGDFVFYNQPSAPGVTLRGDTVTVEPARLRPGAARVTVVVSPAEQGTPLARLPAPVLTAAGPGGARLTGFAPDRVGSETVLLLAEVYRRGAGWKLRALGQGYAEGLAGIARDFGVDVADDDAPARPHTAPGGLGSPGAAGRPVSGSGPSAGARIGGGTHPSGSARSGDGSRPSAGARTGTGDPLSAARLSAGAGPLRADPRLGRAALNHAESMAARGRLGVEGTDGRSLFQRVTETGYAYLALGEQLVSGPRSEAEFVEYCLSRETGRRVLLDPVFTHGALGQYRGRGGEMYWTALCASPRTEEALARWNTEVVTLTNAERAAAGLRTLALDTRLAAAAFGHSADMVARDFYSHTSPDGTAPWDRAGTAGSRHRAIAENIACGQRSPAEVVRGWMESPGHRANILTREFTHIGTGFVGGGRSGTYWTQLFGG, from the coding sequence ATGAAGGAGCTCGTACCCGGAGGGAACCTTCCGCTGCCCGACGGGCCCGTGACGCTCCGGGTGCCAGGTCCCTTCGACGTTTCCGCCCTCATCACGGACGGGGGCGGGAAAGTCGCGGGCGACGGCGACTTCGTCTTCTACAACCAGCCCTCGGCGCCCGGCGTCACACTGCGCGGGGACACGGTGACGGTGGAGCCCGCGCGGCTGCGGCCGGGAGCCGCGCGGGTGACCGTCGTCGTGAGTCCGGCGGAGCAGGGCACCCCGCTCGCCCGTCTGCCCGCCCCCGTACTGACCGCGGCAGGGCCGGGTGGCGCGCGGCTCACCGGGTTCGCCCCTGACCGTGTGGGAAGCGAGACGGTGCTCCTGCTCGCCGAGGTGTATCGGCGGGGCGCGGGCTGGAAGCTCCGCGCTCTGGGCCAGGGGTACGCGGAGGGGTTGGCGGGTATCGCGAGGGACTTCGGCGTGGATGTGGCGGACGACGACGCACCCGCGCGCCCGCACACGGCGCCGGGCGGACTCGGCAGTCCCGGCGCGGCCGGCCGGCCGGTAAGCGGTTCCGGGCCATCCGCGGGCGCGCGTATCGGCGGCGGCACCCACCCGTCCGGCTCCGCACGGAGCGGCGACGGCTCCCGCCCGTCCGCCGGTGCGCGGACCGGCACGGGCGATCCCCTGAGCGCGGCCCGGCTGTCCGCCGGTGCGGGGCCCCTCAGGGCGGACCCCCGGCTCGGCCGCGCGGCGCTGAACCACGCGGAGAGCATGGCCGCGCGGGGGCGGCTCGGGGTGGAAGGGACCGACGGGCGGTCGCTCTTCCAGCGGGTCACGGAGACGGGGTACGCCTATCTCGCCCTCGGTGAGCAACTGGTCTCGGGGCCACGCTCGGAGGCCGAGTTCGTCGAGTACTGCCTGTCGAGGGAGACCGGAAGGCGCGTCCTGCTCGATCCGGTCTTCACCCACGGCGCTCTCGGCCAGTACCGGGGGCGGGGCGGTGAGATGTACTGGACGGCGCTGTGTGCCTCGCCCCGCACGGAGGAGGCGCTGGCCCGCTGGAACACCGAGGTCGTGACCCTCACCAACGCCGAGCGCGCCGCCGCCGGGCTGCGCACCCTCGCCCTCGACACCCGTCTCGCGGCGGCGGCCTTCGGACACAGCGCCGACATGGTCGCGCGCGACTTCTACTCACACACCTCGCCGGACGGCACCGCCCCGTGGGACCGGGCGGGAACGGCGGGCAGCCGCCACCGTGCGATAGCCGAGAACATCGCCTGCGGCCAGCGCTCCCCCGCCGAAGTCGTGCGCGGCTGGATGGAAAGCCCCGGCCATCGGGCCAACATTCTCACCCGGGAATTCACCCATATCGGTACGGGTTTTGTCGGCGGAGGCCGGTCGGGGACCTACTGGACGCAGCTCTTCGGCGGCTGA